One stretch of Glycine soja cultivar W05 chromosome 7, ASM419377v2, whole genome shotgun sequence DNA includes these proteins:
- the LOC114419391 gene encoding protein DOWNY MILDEW RESISTANCE 6-like isoform X2, which translates to MGDIDPAFIQSTEHRPKAKVVEVCEIPVIDLSEGRKELLISQIGKACEEWGFFQVINHGVPFEISREVEIEAKKFFEMSLEEKKKLKRDEFNAMGYHDGEHTKNVRDWKEVFDYLVENTAEVPSSHEPNDMDLRILTNQWPQNSPRFRETLQEYAREVEKLAYKLLELISLSLGLDAEKFHGCFMNQLSMVRLNYYPTCPFPDLALGVGRHKDSSALTVLAQDDVGGLQVKRKSDGEWIPVKPTPNAFIINVGDIVQDNVGGTFAGLEQ; encoded by the exons ATGGGAGACATTGATCCTGCTTTTATACAATCCACAGAACACCGTCCCAAAGCAAAAGTGGTGGAAGTTTGTGAGATTCCAGTGATAGACCTTTCAGAAGGTAGAAAAGAATTACTCATTTCACAAATTGGCAAGGCATGTGAGGAGTGGGGATTTTTCCAAGTAATAAATCATGGGGTACCCTTTGAGATTAGTAGAGAGGTTGAGATTGAGGCCAAGAAGTTCTTTGAGATGAGCttagaggagaagaagaaattgaaaagAGATGAATTTAATGCAATGGGTTACCATGATGGGGAGCACACCAAGAACGTGAGAGACTGGAAAGAGGTGTTTGATTACCTTGTTGAAAACACTGCAGAAGTTCCATCTTCTCATGAACCAAATGATATGGATTTGAGGATTCTCACCAACCAGTGGCCCCAAAACTCTCCTCGCTTTAG GGAAACATTGCAGGAGTATGCTCGAGAAGTGGAAAAGCTAGCTTACAAGTTGTTGGAGCTGATTTCACTGAGCTTGGGTTTGGATGCTGAAAAATTCCATGGCTGTTTCATGAACCAACTCAGCATGGTGAGGCTCAATTACTATCCCACATGCCCTTTCCCTGATTTGGCACTTGGTGTTGGTCGCCACAAGGACTCCAGTGCTTTAACTGTGCTTGCCCAAGATGATGTTGGAGGATTACAAGTTAAAAGAAAATCAGATGGAGAATGGATTCCAGTTAAACCCACCCCAAATGCATTTATTATCAATGTGGGGGATATAGTTCAG
- the LOC114419393 gene encoding uncharacterized protein LOC114419393, with protein MDDKTQQSESKQNDNDEEVAPKRQDPNPSSGGWGFSPLSFLSDLQKAAAVAAEEISRNAAVVAETASKSIAELQNEDEDSEKEYEGDEGSAAEKESDDEGSKLRKSALERLEKASEESLLSQGLKVFDNSVETFASGAWSALGNAWRGGTDFVQRLENSATNLSGSPKHDGPGAAGANASSLLETGKAFTAKGMQVLEYVGKETMDLLISETGIEVEKDKKEGEEENDEDQLSEEVTFDRCFYIYGGPEQLEELEALSSHYALLFNRRKAKLSAEQKSVYDGKLKEVQQVFNLSTDIGRSNADSNKGKTIKKGNEGSSDEMKNLHDSSVGKAAEMAAGFTNALAGLAANDIHQRTTARLESLHSEGVHRLSEMCCFVVSQLLVLGKSIISRANNTEDEADDDKANIEWPEDVSAKANIIRINAQKMIGYVEAVSNSFITGISDVTEAYQAAIKAVTAESHSVVTQKSVQEKATAFSEHLRAEQTTAVCKIQDGMQFLAHVLISTSMNAA; from the exons ATGGACGACAAAACGCAGCAGTCCGAGAGTAAGCAAAACGACAACGACGAGGAAGTTGCGCCAAAACGACAAGACCCTAACCCGTCGTCTGGCGGGTGGGGCTTTTCGCCGCTCTCGTTTCTCTCCGATCTTCAGAAGGCCGCCGCTGTTGCCGCCGAAGAGATCTCTCGCAAT GCTGCTGTAGTTGCAGAGACTGCATCAAAGAGCATTGCAGAGTTGCAAAACGAagatgaagattcagaaaaAGAGTATGAAGGAGATGAAGGATCTGCAGCTGAGAAGGAAAGTGACGATGAGGGTTCCAAACTGCGTAAATCTGCTCTGGAAAGATTGGAGAAAGCTAGTGAAGAGTCACTTCTTAGCCAG GGTTTGAAGGTTTTTGATAACTCTGTGGAGACTTTTGCTTCGGGGGCATGGAGTGCTTTAGGAAATGCATGGAGAGGGGGCACTGATTTTGTTCAGCG GCTCGAGAATTCTGCAACAAATCTTTCAGGATCTCCAAAGCATGATGGGCCAGGAGCTGCAGGTGCTAATGCATCTTCTCTATTAGAG ACAGGAAAAGCTTTTACTGCAAAGGGAATGCAAGTGCTTGAATATGTTGGTAAGGAGACAATGGACTTATTAATCAGTGAAACTGGAATTGAAGttgagaaagataaaaaagaaggtgaagaagaaaatgatgaggaTCAATTATCAGAGGAAGTGACTTTTGATCGATGCTTTTACATTTATGGAGGTCCAGAACAATTGGAG GAACTGGAGGCTTTGTCTAGTCATTATGCATTGTTATTTAACCGAAGAAAAGCAAAGCTATCAGCTGAGCAAAAGTCTGTATATGATGGGAAGCTTAAAGAGGTCCAACAAGTATTTAATTTGAGTACTGATATTGGTAGAAGCAATGCTGATTCAAACAAGGGAAAGACAATAAAGAAAGGAAATGAGGGAAGCAGTGATGAGATGAAGAATTTACACGATTCTAGTGTTGGCAAGGCTGCTGAAATGGCCGCAGG TTTCACTAATGCCTTGGCTGGACTGGCTGCTAATGATATACATCAGAGAACTACTGCAAGATTGGAATCGCTTCATTCTGAGGGAGTTCAT AGACTATCTGAAATGTGCTGTTTTGTGGTGTCTCAACTGCTAGTGCTTGGCAAATCCATCATTTCTCGTGCCAACAACACTGAGGATGAAGCTGATGATGATAAGGCAAACATCGAGTGGCCTGAAGACGTTTCTGCAAAAGCTAATATCATAAGAATAAATGCCCAAAAAATGATAGGATATGTGGAAGCCGTTTCCAACAGTTTTATTACAG GCATATCTGATGTAACTGAGGCCTATCAAGCTGCCATTAAAGCTGTTACTGCTGAGTCTCATTCAGTTGTTACCCAGAAATCAGTTCAGGAAAAAGCCACTGCCTTCTCTGAGCACCTTCGAGCTGAACAAACCACAGCGGTTTGTAAAATCCAGGACGGGATGCAATTTTTAGCTCACGTTCTCATTTCAACCTCTATGAATGCTGCTTGA
- the LOC114420639 gene encoding uncharacterized protein LOC114420639, translating into MKGITGAPYRARCDALTVTDVSWLSYTEHRGVRAFKLISSFQGQLRWDPMVVTTRPERVVRQFGYIQSIPPPPISARLSHDDIDDRWMHFAEHVLPAGELCLVPGQVSADYMEWFFRISHPFMILTQAGDQQRDAPAADPEEYIQPPSPQVPVAFDPPPHVDDYDGYEANAQRLECVLNLRMVTAGTEYAGLSDDRQRGSQC; encoded by the exons atgaagggAATCACAGGAGCACCTTATAGGGCACGTTGTGATGCTTTgaccgtcacagatgtgtcctggttgTCGTACACAGAGCATCGGGGGGTTAGGGCCTTTAAGTTGATTTCATCATTCCAGGGTCAGTTGAGATGGGATCCTATGGTGGTCACAACTCGACCAGAGAGGGTGGTACGGCAATTTggttacatccagagcatccctccgccgCCTATTAGTGCTCGATTGTCACACGATGAtatagatgacaggtggatgcatTTTGCGGAGCACGTACTACCTGCGGGTGAGCTTTGTctagtgcctgggcaggtatctgcggattacatggagtggtttttccgcatatctcacccATTCATGATACTGACCCAGGCAGGTGACCAGCAGAGAGATGCACCAGCTGCAGACCCTGAGGAGTACATACAGccgcccagcccccaggttccagtggcatttgacccccctccacATGTG GATGATTACGACGGATATGAGGCGAATGCACAGAGGTTGGAgtgtgtgctcaaccttaggatggtcactgcaggcacagagtATGCAGGACTGTCTGACGATCGCCAGAGGGGGAGCCAGTGCTGA